TTATTATTCAATAGATTAACGCCTTCTGCATTGAATTGTTTCTTGATTGCATTTGCGATTTTTGGTACGCAAGTATATACGTTTGCAGCAACTTCAGGCGTCAGCTCAAAAATATCCTGCTGATGAATTTTGGGAATGACAAGTGTGTGTCCCTTGGTCACTTGACTAATATCAAGGAATGCAACAACGTGTTCGTTTTCATATACTTTGGCTGACGGGATCTCTCCCTTAATAATTTTGCAAAAAATACAATTTGGATCATGCGACATCGTATCATCCTTTCTGTTTTCTTTTTATTCTATCATCAAACATTCTCCGTATAAATCATAAGTATTGCTGCAAGCTTTTCGATGCTTTATCGCATTACATGATGCGTTTCTGCATTTTAGAAAAACGTTCTAATTACCTACAAAAAATACTTTATTTGTATGTCTTTTTGGTCACTTTTAATGCGTTTTTGCATTTTAACTTAATTAATAGTACAAATGTTATGCAGTTTTGAATTATGGCATGATATTTGCACTAAAATATAAAAAATTCAGAATAAAAATGCAGGAGGAAGAAGGATGGAAAAAGGGATGGACTTATCGATTCAGGGAGCGACCAAATACTATGGTAATTTTAAGGCGGTCGATGCTGTGAATCTCGATGTCAAAAAAGGTGAGTTTCTAACCATTCTAGGCCCTTCCGGGTCAGGGAAAACCTCCCTTCTTAAACTGATTGCCGGTTTTGAAGAAGTGAGTAGCGGAACCATCTATCTAAATAATCATGATATAACCAAAAAGAAGCCGTATGAGCGGGACATTGGTATGGTGTTTCAAAATTATGCCTTATTCCCTCATATGACAGTCGCTGAAAATATTGCCTATCCGCTTACGCTGCGGAAGGTTCCTAAAAGTGAAATCCGTGAACGCGTCCAGAAAGTATTGGATATGGTTCACTTAGGTGCCTTGGGCAGTCGGTATCCGAAACAGCTTAGTGGTGGGCAGCAGCAGCGTGTGGCTATAGCCAGAGCGATTGTATTCAATCCGCCGCTTTTGCTGCTTGATGAACCTCTTGGAGCGCTCGATAAAAATTTGCGGGAGCGCATGCAGCTTGAGATTAAGCATATTCAAGAGAAAATCGGTATTACGACAATTAGTGTGACACATGATCAAGAAGAGGCCCTTACAATGTCGGATCGGATTTGTGTTATGAATCATGGCCGTGTTGAACAGGTTTCATCACCTAAAGATCTGTACTGCTTGCCGTGTAACCGTTTTGTTGCCGAGTTTATCGGTGAAATCAACCTGTTAGGAGGTGAGGTGGCAGAGAAGAATAAGGACAAATCTATCATACGTTTGTTTGATGATATGTCGGTCGCATTGCATTCGCATGGGACAAGCGTAGAGCAGGAGAAGGTATTCATTGCACTTCGACCAGAAAATATACATCTAACACAGGCAGCGAACGAATTTGAAAATACGCTTTCGGTAGAGGTAGAGGAAAAAATTTACCTGGGTGAGTCCATTAAGCTAAAAGCGAGAACGGCATTCAATCAGGAGATGACGGTGCGAGTGCCAGCGGCAAGAGAGGCGGAACTTGTAATCGGGCAGGAAGTCTTAGTGGGATGGAGCAGTGCAGATACGATCACAATTCCGTATGAAGCAGATGCTAGCTAAAATTCATAGAAAAAGGGGAAAAAAAGATGAAGAAAAAGAGAAAAAGAATACTTGCAGGCTTACTTACGTTAGCACTTGGTGTAACATTGACAGCCTGCGGGGGTGGAGCAAGTTCGGATAAAGCGGCTTCTGCGCCGGATGGAAAAGGCACACAAGAATTGGTTGTTGTAGACTGGGGTGGAGCATCCTCGGAGGCAGCAAAGAAAACCGTATATGAGCCATTTGAGAAAGCCAATAATGTCAAAATCACTGTCGTATCTCCAACCGATGTAGGGAAGCTTAAAGCGATGGTGCAGAGCGGTAATGTAGAATGGGATGTTGTTAATAGCGATACGGACGTTGCTCTTCGCCTTGAAAAAGAAGGACTACTTGAGAAGCTTGATTACAACGTCATCAAAAAAGATGACGTGTATCCTGAGCTTGTCACCGATTATTCAATAGGACTGCAGCTGTACTTTACTAATATCGCGTACAATACAGAAGCATTTAAGCCGGGCAGCCAGCCGAAGAACTGGGCAGAATTCTGGGATACAAGCAAGTTTCCAGGCCCGCGCTCTCTATACAAAAATCCTGTAGGTACGCTGGAAGCAGCTCTGTTAGCTGATGGGGTATCACCGGATAAGCTGTATCCGCTTGATGTAGACCGTGCATTTAAGAGTCTTGAAAAAATTAGGAAAGACGTAAAAGTGTGGTGGGATGCAGGGGCGCAGCCACCGCAATTGCTCGGGACAAAAGAAGTTGTACTGGCTTCAGCTTGGAACGGCCGGGTTTCTGCGGCAGCCGCCCAGGGTTCTCCTGTAGATAATGAATTTAACCAGTCGCTTGGCATGGCGACCTCTTGGGTTATTCCAAAAGGTACCCCGCATAAGGAATTGGCACAAAAGTTTATTGCCTACGCGGTTTCTCCAGATTCGCAGGCAGCCTACTCCAATGCGGTTGATTATGCGCCAACCAACAAAAAAGCACTGGAACAATTATCGGATGATGTCAAAAAGCGGATTGGTCAAACACCGGATCGTGTACAGTCACAAATCTTGATTGACAACCACTGGTGGGTAGATAACTACGACAAAATCAATGAACGCTTCAATAAATTCATGCTTCAATAGAAGGTAAGTGCCAGGTGAAAGGGGGCGTAAAGATGATAACAAAAGCAAAGACAGAGGTTCCGGTGCCTACGCTGGCGCCCCCTCTGCATCGTTTTATTGCAATTCCAGGTCTAAAATGGCTGCTGCTTCTCATTCCGCTTGTATATACAGTATTTCTGCTGTATTACTCGATGGTAAGTGTTTTAAAGCTCAGTGTTTATGATGCAGATGGATTTACGTTAGAGTATATCAAACAGGTATTTACGGAGCCGCTATATTTGCGGGTGCTTGGCGTAACGATGAAAACCGCATTTCTTGTCACAATCATAACGCTTCTTATCTCATATCCGATTGCGTATCTGTTGGTTGTAATGGAGTCGCCGCGTTGGAAGAAGATTGTGATGTCGCTTGTTATGATTACGTTGTGGATTAGTTTGCTTGTGCGTACCTTCATTTGGACGGTTATTCTGCAAGACCAGGGTATTATCAATAAAACGCTACTTGCATTAGGGATTATTGCAGAGCCAATTAAGCTTCTTTACAATACAACAGGCGTTGTAATTGGGATGACGCATATCTTAATCCCTTACATGGTATTAAGTCTGTATGCGGTTATGGAAGGGATTGATCGCAGGCTTATGCAGGCGGCGCAAGGAATGGGTGCACGCCCGTGGAAAGCGTTTATTCAAATATTTTTCCCGCTTTCTCTGCCGGGAGTATTATCAGGTTCTCTTATCGTATTTGTATTGGGCCTTGGTTATTTTATTACCCCGACGTTACTAGGTGGGCAGGGAAATATGATGATTTCCAAGTTGATTCAGGAGAATATTCAGACTACGCTGAATTGGAGCATGGCTTCGGCCATTTCCCTTGTACTTCTGGTAGCAACCTTGCTGCTGCTCGGATTAGCTGCATGGGTATCCCGGTTTTCTCCGCTGCTGAAAGGAGAAAAATAATATGTGGCTGCGTGGGTATGTATGTTTGATTCTTTTTATCATTATTGCACCTATTTTGGTAGTCATTCCCCTTTCATTTAGTTCACAGATCGTGTTTACGTTTCCGCCACCAGGCTATTCAATGAAATGGTATGACGCATTTTTTAATAACTCTCAATGGATGGATGGGTTGTGGAACAGTGTGACGACGGCAGTGCTTACTGCAGTTGTTGCGACAACGATCGGGACGATGGCTGCGCTCGCAGTGCAGCGATTGGAGTTTCCCGGAAAGAAAGTGTTTGCCAATCTGATTGTCGCCCCGATGATTATTCCGGTAATCGTTGTAGGGATAGCGATGTATCATACGTTTTCTGTGTACAAGCTGACAAATACGATTCCTGGCTTGGTGCTTGCGCATTCAATTCTGGCACTTCCTATTGTATTTGTAACGATTTCGGCCAGCTTACGAGGAGTGGATCGTAATCTTGAATTGGCCGCCTTAAGCCTAGGTTCAACACCAATCGGCGTATTCTTTAAAATTACGTTGCCATTGATTCGTTCGGCGGTCGTAGCGAGCGCATTGTTTGCGTTTATCACGTCACTGGATGAAGTCGTTGTGTCGATTTTTATCGCAGGGGCAAAAACAAAAACGCTGCCCATTGTGATGTGGGAAAATATGAGGACCCAGGTAGATCCAACAATTGCGGCAGCATCCACATTACTGATTGTAGGCACGATTGTTTTGTTCGCTTTCCAAGGATTCTCGCGTTCTGAGCAAAAAACCATGTGAAGGCAAATAAATCAAATGCAAAACCTCTATCATAGATGGAGGTTTTGTTGCAGTATAACTAAAGTTATTTCTTATTAGTACGGCTTTGATGCCAAATCGCATTATTTCGATGCGAACGAGCATTAAAATTTGAAAATGTTAAATATAGTGGGTGGATTACAAGTATTCAGTATATTACAATGCAATTAGATGCAGAAATGCATTAAAAATTGCTTGTTCTCTCTTGGAATCCCTTATAAATAAAGTATTAAATATTGGCATGGTACTTGCAAGATAAAAAGGTGAGGAAATGGAGGGGACAGAGAAACAGGTGAAGATATTGGAAACGTATAACAAACCCGACATCAATGCGCTGCTTGGCCAAATGCCGTATGGTGTCCTTGTTCTGTCGCCGGATGGATTTGTGACAGGTTGGCAGGGAGAGATGGAAACATGGTTTTTATTTAAAGAAGATGACATTGTAAAAAAACACCTGTCTGATGTCCTGCCCCTTGTTTTTTCTTCGTATGAATCGTTTCATCGCATTGGCCAGGAATATTGGGAGACACAAATCAGAATGCCCTCGCTTTCCTTGCGTGGAGAGTGGAAGCGTCAAGAGGAAGAAGGGATTCATGTTTGTGATTTTCTTGTGCTGCGGCGTGACGATCAATATTTTGAGTTGGAAGATATTTTTGATACGTCATTTGATGAAATTCTAGTTACGGATGGAGAAGGACGTATTCTGCGTGCCGGACCAAGAAGCGAGGAGCTGTATGGTCGGAAAATGGAGGATCTTCTCGGTATGAAGACGATGGAGCTTGCTGAAGAAGGCGGGTTTACACCCAGTCTGGCTCCGGAAATCATTGAGAAGCGGACGAAAGCCTCGGGAATTCAGGTAACAGCTAACGGTAAAAAGTTATATGTTATCGGTAATCCTGTATTCAATCCGGATGGAAGCATTCACCGAATTATCTTTAATTCACGGGAATATGAAGAAGTAGAAATGCTGCGTCAGCGCTTGGAAACAACAGAGAGTCTACTTGACGCATACCGGATTGAAGTAGAAAAGCTGAAGAGAAATCATGGGCAAGAGCAGACAGACATGGTTGTATTGTCACCGGAAATGCAGCAAATCTATCAGTTGGCCGAACGAGTGGCTCATGTGGATTCTACTGTATTAATCATTGGAGAATCAGGAGTGGGCAAAGGCATGATTGCACAGCGTTTGCATCGGGCCAGCTATCGGCATGATAACAATTTCGTTCATATTAACTGTGGCGCCATTCCTGAGACATTAATTGAATCT
This window of the Aneurinibacillus sp. REN35 genome carries:
- a CDS encoding HIT family protein, which encodes MSHDPNCIFCKIIKGEIPSAKVYENEHVVAFLDISQVTKGHTLVIPKIHQQDIFELTPEVAANVYTCVPKIANAIKKQFNAEGVNLLNNNGKVAGQTVFHYHVHILPRYGSEDGFHPIFQEHNDQYTPSDLQQIAAHIAGGIEA
- a CDS encoding ABC transporter ATP-binding protein, with protein sequence MEKGMDLSIQGATKYYGNFKAVDAVNLDVKKGEFLTILGPSGSGKTSLLKLIAGFEEVSSGTIYLNNHDITKKKPYERDIGMVFQNYALFPHMTVAENIAYPLTLRKVPKSEIRERVQKVLDMVHLGALGSRYPKQLSGGQQQRVAIARAIVFNPPLLLLDEPLGALDKNLRERMQLEIKHIQEKIGITTISVTHDQEEALTMSDRICVMNHGRVEQVSSPKDLYCLPCNRFVAEFIGEINLLGGEVAEKNKDKSIIRLFDDMSVALHSHGTSVEQEKVFIALRPENIHLTQAANEFENTLSVEVEEKIYLGESIKLKARTAFNQEMTVRVPAAREAELVIGQEVLVGWSSADTITIPYEADAS
- a CDS encoding ABC transporter substrate-binding protein produces the protein MKKKRKRILAGLLTLALGVTLTACGGGASSDKAASAPDGKGTQELVVVDWGGASSEAAKKTVYEPFEKANNVKITVVSPTDVGKLKAMVQSGNVEWDVVNSDTDVALRLEKEGLLEKLDYNVIKKDDVYPELVTDYSIGLQLYFTNIAYNTEAFKPGSQPKNWAEFWDTSKFPGPRSLYKNPVGTLEAALLADGVSPDKLYPLDVDRAFKSLEKIRKDVKVWWDAGAQPPQLLGTKEVVLASAWNGRVSAAAAQGSPVDNEFNQSLGMATSWVIPKGTPHKELAQKFIAYAVSPDSQAAYSNAVDYAPTNKKALEQLSDDVKKRIGQTPDRVQSQILIDNHWWVDNYDKINERFNKFMLQ
- a CDS encoding ABC transporter permease, translating into MITKAKTEVPVPTLAPPLHRFIAIPGLKWLLLLIPLVYTVFLLYYSMVSVLKLSVYDADGFTLEYIKQVFTEPLYLRVLGVTMKTAFLVTIITLLISYPIAYLLVVMESPRWKKIVMSLVMITLWISLLVRTFIWTVILQDQGIINKTLLALGIIAEPIKLLYNTTGVVIGMTHILIPYMVLSLYAVMEGIDRRLMQAAQGMGARPWKAFIQIFFPLSLPGVLSGSLIVFVLGLGYFITPTLLGGQGNMMISKLIQENIQTTLNWSMASAISLVLLVATLLLLGLAAWVSRFSPLLKGEK
- a CDS encoding ABC transporter permease translates to MWLRGYVCLILFIIIAPILVVIPLSFSSQIVFTFPPPGYSMKWYDAFFNNSQWMDGLWNSVTTAVLTAVVATTIGTMAALAVQRLEFPGKKVFANLIVAPMIIPVIVVGIAMYHTFSVYKLTNTIPGLVLAHSILALPIVFVTISASLRGVDRNLELAALSLGSTPIGVFFKITLPLIRSAVVASALFAFITSLDEVVVSIFIAGAKTKTLPIVMWENMRTQVDPTIAAASTLLIVGTIVLFAFQGFSRSEQKTM
- a CDS encoding sigma 54-interacting transcriptional regulator, which codes for MKILETYNKPDINALLGQMPYGVLVLSPDGFVTGWQGEMETWFLFKEDDIVKKHLSDVLPLVFSSYESFHRIGQEYWETQIRMPSLSLRGEWKRQEEEGIHVCDFLVLRRDDQYFELEDIFDTSFDEILVTDGEGRILRAGPRSEELYGRKMEDLLGMKTMELAEEGGFTPSLAPEIIEKRTKASGIQVTANGKKLYVIGNPVFNPDGSIHRIIFNSREYEEVEMLRQRLETTESLLDAYRIEVEKLKRNHGQEQTDMVVLSPEMQQIYQLAERVAHVDSTVLIIGESGVGKGMIAQRLHRASYRHDNNFVHINCGAIPETLIESELFGYEKGAFTGANTSKKGVLEIADGGTVFLDEIGEVPLSVQVKLLQFLQDNTFRRLGGNQLLTVNTRIIAATNQDLRKLIAEGRFREDLFYRLHVIPISMPPLRRRKEEIPALIQHFVARFTKKYGLVKSFHEDTIELLLAYDWPGNVRELENMVERLLVTSEGNEVLPHHLPVGIVKDEEGYSMTPAIKIKGLYPLKQAVEEVERQLLTMAYKKYENTYRCAEVLKVNQSTVVRKLNKYLGAGKEESI